A window from Neodiprion fabricii isolate iyNeoFabr1 chromosome 2, iyNeoFabr1.1, whole genome shotgun sequence encodes these proteins:
- the LOC124175252 gene encoding UPF0764 protein C16orf89 homolog isoform X2 translates to MPGAHLIRTHSIVVMKLRMLLHGISTLISVVIISARQTHSNNASDHKLGQRILALYRVVDFMAQRPRQMNVDAIFGLTIAEAHVASTVNHEKLTVFHPRFRDVLIDILELCRRARRQAATVVLTKTKETAILNQVLNQPEIWQRPVAWSFGLLGPRPPPSENNTESSVLEYFYKGTPNETESDRCLSQLAQDYRRPLCQVSEPCAEMLTRNDGPRGYPLAHRLLYVVTAVALRCMERDSTPFDKLIPAYCTAILQDAVDMEDTNFPAMSRDMICEQVILCGMAGYMEFANDHYAALILSWPNDAGCFTSLGFGEEIFRKRFKRESERMDYGCDNHATALAAASLSLLIRQFVETSDLTV, encoded by the exons ATGCCAGGTGCTCACCTTATCAGAACCCATAGTATCGTCGTCATGAAACTTCGGATGCTGTTACACGGCATCTCGACGCTTATCAGCGTCGTTATTATTTCCGCAAGACAAACCCACTCCAACAATGCAAGTGACCACAAGCTGG GACAAAGAATCCTGGCGCTTTACAGGGTAGTCGATTTCATGGCGCAGAGACCTCGTCAGATGAACGTCGACGCGATTTTCGGACTCACCATAGCTGAAG CCCACGTTGCAAGCACCGTGAACCACGAGAAACTGACGGTTTTTCACCCTCGTTTTCGAGACGTCCTCATCGACATCCTGGAACTCTGCCGGCGCGCTCGTCGACAAGCCGCAACAGTAGTTTTAACGAAGACTAAGGAAACCGCGATAT TGAACCAAGTACTGAATCAGCCGGAGATTTGGCAACGGCCTGTTGCATGGAGCTTCGGGTTATTGGGCCCCAGACCTCCACCGAGTGAGAACAACACGGAATCTTCCGTTCTGGAGTATTTCTACAAGGGGACGCCGAACGAGACCGAAAGCGATCGGTGTCTCTCTCAGCTTGCTCAAGACTACAGGAGGCCCCTTTGTCAGGTGTCTGAGCCCTGCGCCGAAATGTTGACAAGAAATGACGGACCCAGAGGGTATCCGCTTGCGCACAGGCTGCTGTACGTCGTGACAGCTGTCGCC CTAAGATGCATGGAGCGCGACTCCACTCCGTTCGACAAACTTATACCTGCCTACTGCACGGCTATATTACAGGATGCAGTCGATATGGAAGATACTAACTTTCCAGCAATGTCAAGAGACATGATCTGCGAGCAAG TCATTCTCTGCGGAATGGCAGGCTATATGGAGTTTGCCAATGACCATTACGCGGCGTTGATACTGAGCTGGCCGAACGATGCGGGTTGTTTCACGAGTTTAGG ATTTGGAgaggaaatatttcgaaaaagatTCAAGCGGGAAAGTGAAAGGATGGACTACGGTTGTGACAACCACGCGACGGCGTTGGCCGCAGCAAGTTTGTCTCTGCTGATCCGTCAGTTCGTTGAGACTTCAGATTTGACTGTGTAG
- the LOC124175254 gene encoding uncharacterized protein LOC124175254, translating into MNSAILYLAMGLALVSSNLRTASAGIAELLNGVDDAGLQVPPAHTSVSNLLRETLEDNSVGNSCQVEYQVTKRAVGRCIKLGRDIRACVSGTYLDPFHPECM; encoded by the exons at GAACTCCGCGATTCTCTATCTTGCTATGGGGCTTGCACTTGTGTCATCGAATCTGCGTACAGCTTCCGCAGGCATCGCCGAGCTTCTCAACGGCGTCGACGACGCTGGTTTACAAGTGCCTCCGGCACACACCTCCGTG TCGAATTTGCTGAGGGAGACTTTGGAGGACAACAGCGTCGGTAATTCTTGTCAAGTCGAATATCAAGTG ACTAAGCGTGCCGTAGGTCGCTGCATTAAGTTGGGCCGCGACATTCGAGCCTGCGTTTCCGGTACATATCTGGACCCCTTTCATCCGGAATGTATGTAA
- the LOC124175252 gene encoding UPF0764 protein C16orf89 homolog isoform X1 → MPGAHLIRTHSIVVMKLRMLLHGISTLISVVIISARQTHSNNASDHKLGQRILALYRVVDFMAQRPRQMNVDAIFGLTIAEAHVASTVNHEKLTVFHPRFRDVLIDILELCRRARRQAATVVLTKTKETAILNQVLNQPEIWQRPVAWSFGLLGPRPPPSENNTESSVLEYFYKGTPNETESDRCLSQLAQDYRRPLCQVSEPCAEMLTRNDGPRGYPLAHRLLYVVTAVAVSLSLIEISAGLAVWDTDLWGPDKSVLKITKYLRCMERDSTPFDKLIPAYCTAILQDAVDMEDTNFPAMSRDMICEQVILCGMAGYMEFANDHYAALILSWPNDAGCFTSLGFGEEIFRKRFKRESERMDYGCDNHATALAAASLSLLIRQFVETSDLTV, encoded by the exons ATGCCAGGTGCTCACCTTATCAGAACCCATAGTATCGTCGTCATGAAACTTCGGATGCTGTTACACGGCATCTCGACGCTTATCAGCGTCGTTATTATTTCCGCAAGACAAACCCACTCCAACAATGCAAGTGACCACAAGCTGG GACAAAGAATCCTGGCGCTTTACAGGGTAGTCGATTTCATGGCGCAGAGACCTCGTCAGATGAACGTCGACGCGATTTTCGGACTCACCATAGCTGAAG CCCACGTTGCAAGCACCGTGAACCACGAGAAACTGACGGTTTTTCACCCTCGTTTTCGAGACGTCCTCATCGACATCCTGGAACTCTGCCGGCGCGCTCGTCGACAAGCCGCAACAGTAGTTTTAACGAAGACTAAGGAAACCGCGATAT TGAACCAAGTACTGAATCAGCCGGAGATTTGGCAACGGCCTGTTGCATGGAGCTTCGGGTTATTGGGCCCCAGACCTCCACCGAGTGAGAACAACACGGAATCTTCCGTTCTGGAGTATTTCTACAAGGGGACGCCGAACGAGACCGAAAGCGATCGGTGTCTCTCTCAGCTTGCTCAAGACTACAGGAGGCCCCTTTGTCAGGTGTCTGAGCCCTGCGCCGAAATGTTGACAAGAAATGACGGACCCAGAGGGTATCCGCTTGCGCACAGGCTGCTGTACGTCGTGACAGCTGTCGCCGTGAGTTTATCTTTGATTGAAATCAGTGCAGGATTAGCAGTTTGGGATACTGATCTCTGGGGCCCGGATAAGTctgtattaaaaataacaaaatat CTAAGATGCATGGAGCGCGACTCCACTCCGTTCGACAAACTTATACCTGCCTACTGCACGGCTATATTACAGGATGCAGTCGATATGGAAGATACTAACTTTCCAGCAATGTCAAGAGACATGATCTGCGAGCAAG TCATTCTCTGCGGAATGGCAGGCTATATGGAGTTTGCCAATGACCATTACGCGGCGTTGATACTGAGCTGGCCGAACGATGCGGGTTGTTTCACGAGTTTAGG ATTTGGAgaggaaatatttcgaaaaagatTCAAGCGGGAAAGTGAAAGGATGGACTACGGTTGTGACAACCACGCGACGGCGTTGGCCGCAGCAAGTTTGTCTCTGCTGATCCGTCAGTTCGTTGAGACTTCAGATTTGACTGTGTAG
- the LOC124176730 gene encoding L-xylulose reductase-like has translation MNISFEGKRILVTGAGSGIGRAVALRLSKFGANVIAVSLPDKSFDTLSEEDPKIEIVKVDLTDWNATKDALQSLTPVDHLVNSAGMFRGHAFLDVTAEDVDESFNINFKAAINVSQIVAKDLIARGKPGSIVNISSQASQAAFHDHTVYCCSKGAVDQLTRVMSLELGPHNIRVNAINPTVVMTELGRQAWSDPKKAADMKSKIPLGRFAEVEEVVDAITYLLSDRSSMINGVTLPVDGGFLAT, from the exons ATGAACATCTCCTTCGAGGGAAAACGTATTCTGGTGACGGGAGCTGGATCGG GTATCGGTCGAGCCGTTGCCCTGAGGCTGTCAAAGTTCGGGGCCAACGTGATCGCCGTATCGCTTCCCGACAAGAGCTTCGATACTCTGTCGGAGGAGGATCCTAAAATCGAGATCGTCAAGGTGGACCTGACGGATTGGAACGCGACGAAGGATGCTCTGCAGAGTTTAACACCTGTGGATCATCTCGTTAACAGTGCGGGAATGTTTAGAGGACATGCCTTTCTTGACGTAACGGCTGAAGACGTCGACGAGTCATTTAACATAAATTTCAAAGCTGCTATTAACGTTTCTCAAATCGTAGCTAAGGATTTGATAGCAAGAGGAAAACCCGGGAGTATTGTGAATATTTCATCTCAAGCTAGCCAGGCCGCTTTTCACGATCACACTGTTTACTGCTGCTCTAAAGGAGCTGTTGACCAGCTTACAAG AGTCATGTCGTTGGAATTGGGTCCCCACAACATCAGAGTGAATGCAATCAATCCCACTGTTGTAATGACCGAATTGGGTCGCCAAGCATGGAGCGATCCGAAGAAAGCTGCCGACATGAAGAGCAAGATTCCGCTTGGCCGTTTTGCTG AGGTGGAAGAGGTCGTTGATGCAATAACCTACTTGCTCAGCGATCGGAGCTCAATGATCAACGGTGTGACGCTACCAGTTGACGGAGGTTTCCTAGCTACGTAG